A window of the Lolium perenne isolate Kyuss_39 chromosome 7, Kyuss_2.0, whole genome shotgun sequence genome harbors these coding sequences:
- the LOC127314274 gene encoding acyl transferase 4, translated as MAGKPTVAKSPPALIPPAGPTPGGTLPLSCIDKTIGGLALVNLIQVFPRPSLSAAHDDQGAAAAVAAMRNGFARALVPYYPVAGRVVPSGLAVDCTGEGVWFVEAAASCALADVGGLECFPLLIAGELLLPRPPPGEKLDGLILMAQVTTFTCGGFAVVISFNHTVFDGYGAAQFLTAVGELARGFPAPSVDPVWDRDAIPHPRSPPPPLFRVLTEFRLVTQVADISAASIERVKDEFKQAAASTGEGCSTFDALTAIVFKCRALALAAALPDGAEVRVSFAAGTRPLLRGVLPTVDGYYGNCVYMACVARTSRAARELALAELVGAVREAKEAVATGFADWMRGVVRPDVPLDYSTAILTDWSRLGFNEVDYGFGVPGYVFPNDEQANFAATLLFVKPPAPRRGGIRVLLRCVEEPHAAIFAAELAKFA; from the coding sequence ATGGCCGGCAAGCCCACCGTTGCCAAGTCGCCACCGGCGCTTATTCCGCCGGCCGGGCCAACCCCGGGCGGCACACTCCCGCTCTCCTGTATCGACAAGACCATCGGTGGTTTGGCTTTGGTGAACCTCATCCAGGTCTTTCCCCGGCCATCGCTCTCCGCTGCCCATGACGACCAAGGCGCCGCCGCGGCCGTGGCCGCTATGCGCAACGGGTTCGCGAGggcgcttgtgccgtactacccgGTGGCCGGTCGCGTCGTCCCGTCCGGCCTAGCGGTGGACTGCACTGGCGAGGGCGTCTGGTTCGTGGAGGCCGCCGCGAGCTGCGCGCTCGCCGACGTGGGCGGCCTTGAGTGCTTCCCCCTGCTCATCGCCGGGGAGCTCCTCCTCCCACGCCCTCCCCCAGGCGAGAAGCTCGACGGCCTCATCCTCATGGCTCAGGTGACGACCTTCACCTGCGGTGGGTTCGCCGTCGTGATCAGCTTCAACCACACCGTGTTTGATGGGTACGGCGCGGCGCAGTTCCTCACTGCGGTGGGGGAGCTAGCGCGAGGGTTCCCGGCGCCGTCCGTGGATCCGGTGTGGGATCGAGACGCGATCCCTCACCCGcgcagcccgccgccgccgctattCAGGGTTCTCACTGAGTTCAGGCTCGTCACCCAGGTGGCGGACATATCCGCGGCGAGCATCGAGCGCGTCAAGGATGAGTTCAAGCAGGCTGCCGCATCGACTGGGGAGGGCTGCTCCACCTTTGACGCGCTGACGGCCATCGTGTTTAAGTGCCGCGCGCTGGCACTGGCAGCGGCGCTCCCGGACGGCGCCGAGGTCCGGGTCAGCTTCGCCGCCGGCACGCGGCCCCTCCTCCGCGGCGTGCTGCCGACTGTGGACGGGTACTACGGCAACTGCGTGTACATGGCGTGCGTTGCCAGGACCAGCAGGGCCGCCCGGGAGTTGGCGCTGGCGGAGCTGGTCGGCGCGGTACGGGAGGCGAAGGAGGCCGTCGCCACGGGGTTTGCGGACTGGATGCGCGGCGTCGTTCGCCCCGACGTGCCGCTGGACTACAGCACGGCGATTCTGACGGACTGGAGCCGCCTCGGGTTTAATGAGGTGGACTACGGCTTCGGCGTGCCTGGGTACGTATTCCCGAACGACGAGCAGGCCAACTTCGCTGCGACGCTCCTGTTCGTCAAGCCGCCGGCGCCCAGGCGCGGGGGGATCCGGGTGCTGCTCCGCTGCGTCGAGGAGCCGCACGCCGCCATATTCGCTGCCGAGCTCGCCAAGTTCGCCTAG